The Streptomyces sp. NBC_00344 genome includes a window with the following:
- the egtB gene encoding ergothioneine biosynthesis protein EgtB, whose translation MTADSTALRQHALEALTTARTRTSALTDCVDDNDLTAQHSPLMSPLVWDLAHISNQEEQWLLRAVAGREAIRPEIDSVYDAFEHPRASRPSLPLLAPAEARSYASEVRGRVLDVLEGTPLHGRPLVDAGFAFGMIAQHEQQHDETMLITHQLRSGPAALTAPAPPPSDTTGLKAEILVPAGPFTMGTSTEPWALDNEQPAHSRLVPAFHIDSTPVTNGAFLHFIEDGGYQDERWWTEKGWDLVRGHELAAPLFWRREGGQWLRRRFGVVEPVPLDEPVIHVSWYEADAYARWAGRRLPTEAEWEKAARHDPDTGTSHRYPWGDSDPTPEHANLGQRHLGPAPAGSYPAGASPLGVRQLIGDVWEWTSSDFLPYPGFVAFPYREYSEVFFGPDHKVLRGGAFAVGEVACRATFRNWDLPVRRQIFAGFRTARDA comes from the coding sequence ATGACCGCCGACTCCACGGCACTGCGGCAGCACGCGCTCGAAGCCCTCACCACTGCTCGCACCCGTACCAGCGCCCTGACCGACTGCGTGGACGACAACGACCTGACGGCGCAGCACTCGCCGCTGATGTCCCCCTTGGTCTGGGACCTGGCCCACATCTCCAACCAGGAGGAGCAGTGGCTGCTGCGGGCAGTCGCCGGCCGTGAGGCGATACGCCCCGAGATCGACTCGGTCTACGACGCCTTCGAGCACCCGCGGGCGAGCCGCCCCAGCCTTCCCCTGCTCGCCCCCGCAGAGGCCCGCAGCTATGCGTCGGAGGTGCGCGGCCGGGTCCTCGATGTCCTGGAGGGCACCCCGCTGCACGGGCGGCCGCTGGTCGACGCGGGCTTCGCCTTCGGAATGATCGCCCAGCACGAACAGCAGCACGACGAGACCATGCTGATCACCCACCAGCTGCGCAGTGGTCCCGCCGCGCTCACCGCCCCCGCCCCACCTCCGTCGGACACCACGGGGCTCAAGGCCGAAATCCTGGTTCCGGCAGGCCCCTTCACCATGGGCACATCGACCGAGCCATGGGCTCTGGACAACGAACAGCCCGCGCACAGCCGTCTGGTCCCCGCCTTCCACATCGACAGCACGCCGGTGACCAACGGCGCCTTTCTGCATTTCATCGAGGACGGCGGTTACCAGGACGAACGCTGGTGGACGGAGAAGGGCTGGGACCTGGTCCGCGGACATGAACTCGCTGCGCCGCTGTTCTGGCGCCGGGAGGGCGGCCAGTGGCTGCGCCGGCGTTTCGGTGTCGTGGAACCCGTGCCTCTCGACGAGCCGGTGATCCATGTGAGCTGGTACGAGGCGGATGCCTATGCGCGCTGGGCGGGGCGGAGGCTGCCCACCGAAGCGGAGTGGGAGAAGGCCGCCCGGCACGATCCGGACACCGGCACGTCCCACCGCTATCCCTGGGGAGACTCGGATCCGACCCCTGAGCACGCCAATCTCGGCCAGCGCCATCTGGGTCCCGCCCCCGCGGGCAGCTATCCGGCCGGCGCGTCCCCGCTCGGGGTGCGGCAGCTGATCGGCGATGTCTGGGAATGGACGTCGAGCGACTTCCTGCCCTACCCGGGCTTCGTGGCCTTCCCCTACCGCGAGTACTCGGAGGTCTTCTTCGGCCCGGACCACAAGGTGCTGCGCGGAGGTGCCTTCGCGGTGGGCGAGGTGGCCTGCCGTGCCACCTTCCGCAACTGGGACCTGCCGGTGCGCCGTCAGATCTTCGCCGGATTCCGCACGGCGAGGGATGCCTGA
- the egtC gene encoding ergothioneine biosynthesis protein EgtC, whose product MCRHIACLGEAEPLGEVLVTPAHGLLRQSWAPRHQRYGTVNADGFGVGWYAEGDPAPARYRRAGPVWADLSFADLARVVRSGALLAAVRDATVAGADGEAAAAPFAADRWLFSHNGALKGWPDSAAGLAASLPAVELLAMEARCDSALVWALVLHRLREGDEMGQALADTVTDLAATASGSRLNLLLTDGASIAATVWGDTLWYLEEPGRRTVVASEPYDDDPRWHRVPDRTLLVATRDDVLLTPLKEPTA is encoded by the coding sequence ATGTGCCGGCACATCGCCTGCCTGGGCGAAGCGGAGCCGCTCGGCGAGGTCCTGGTGACGCCGGCTCACGGGCTGCTGCGCCAGTCCTGGGCCCCGCGTCACCAGCGCTACGGAACGGTGAACGCGGACGGATTCGGCGTCGGCTGGTATGCCGAAGGCGATCCCGCGCCGGCCCGCTACCGCCGCGCCGGGCCCGTCTGGGCCGATCTCTCGTTCGCCGACCTGGCCCGGGTGGTACGCAGCGGGGCGCTGCTGGCCGCGGTGCGCGACGCCACCGTTGCGGGGGCGGACGGTGAGGCCGCAGCCGCGCCCTTCGCCGCGGACCGCTGGCTGTTCAGCCACAACGGGGCGCTCAAGGGCTGGCCGGACAGCGCCGCCGGGCTCGCCGCATCACTTCCGGCGGTCGAACTGCTCGCCATGGAGGCCCGCTGCGACTCGGCACTGGTCTGGGCACTTGTCCTGCACCGGCTGCGCGAGGGGGACGAGATGGGCCAGGCACTGGCCGACACCGTCACCGACCTGGCCGCCACCGCGTCCGGCTCCCGGCTCAATCTGTTGCTGACGGACGGCGCGTCCATCGCCGCCACCGTCTGGGGCGACACACTCTGGTACCTCGAAGAACCGGGCCGCCGCACAGTGGTGGCCTCCGAGCCCTACGACGACGATCCCCGCTGGCATCGGGTCCCGGACCGCACGCTGCTGGTGGCGACCCGGGACGATGTCCTGCTCACTCCCCTCAAGGAGCCCACTGCGTGA